Proteins from a genomic interval of uncultured Methanocorpusculum sp.:
- a CDS encoding phenylacetate--CoA ligase, producing the protein MFWNEKMETLSGQALEELQLKRLKETVARTQNIGFYNTLFKDAGITPSDIKSLDDLAKIPFTKKADLRGGYPFGFLAVPMRQVNRIHTTSGTTGKPTVVAYTKNDLNIWSELIARNLTMVGLRPGDIFQNASNYSLFTGGLGIHMGAEKIGCAVVPSGVGNTKRQIEMIQDFKVKGLHCTPSYAMHLTEVAEEMHADLASLEIGCFGAEAWSENMRRDLENRLGLKAYDSYGMSELFGPGVAFECPEQDGLHIWHDCYIVEIIDPKTGEVLGPEEKGEMVVTPIVKEAMPLLRYRTGDITMLMEDECPCGRGQKITRLLGRSDDMLTVRGINVFPSQIEHVLKNIPEVGDQFMVYIDRVNHLDEMMIEVEMNKNIFSGELQDLSKLQTKIMKALQETLTLRARVELVEPGSLPRFEGKAKRVVDRRVI; encoded by the coding sequence ATGTTCTGGAATGAGAAGATGGAAACCCTGTCCGGCCAGGCTCTTGAAGAGCTTCAGCTCAAACGTCTAAAGGAGACGGTTGCACGGACGCAGAATATCGGTTTCTATAATACCCTGTTCAAAGATGCGGGAATAACCCCGTCTGATATTAAATCACTTGACGATCTGGCAAAGATCCCGTTCACGAAGAAAGCAGATCTCCGTGGGGGATATCCGTTTGGCTTTTTAGCGGTGCCGATGCGTCAGGTTAACCGGATCCATACGACATCCGGGACGACCGGGAAACCGACGGTCGTTGCCTATACGAAAAATGATCTCAATATTTGGTCGGAACTTATCGCACGAAACCTGACGATGGTCGGGTTGAGACCTGGCGATATTTTCCAGAATGCATCGAATTACTCTCTTTTTACCGGCGGTCTCGGCATCCATATGGGCGCTGAGAAGATCGGCTGTGCCGTCGTGCCGTCTGGTGTCGGCAACACAAAACGGCAGATCGAGATGATCCAGGATTTCAAGGTCAAGGGTCTTCACTGCACGCCGAGTTATGCAATGCATCTGACCGAAGTGGCCGAAGAGATGCATGCCGATCTTGCGTCTCTTGAGATTGGTTGTTTCGGCGCTGAGGCATGGTCTGAGAATATGCGCCGCGATCTTGAGAACCGTCTTGGTCTTAAGGCCTACGACAGTTACGGGATGAGCGAACTCTTCGGCCCCGGCGTTGCCTTTGAATGTCCTGAACAGGACGGTCTGCATATCTGGCATGACTGTTATATCGTTGAGATCATCGATCCAAAGACTGGCGAGGTGCTTGGTCCTGAAGAGAAGGGAGAGATGGTCGTGACGCCGATCGTGAAAGAGGCAATGCCTCTCTTAAGGTATCGGACCGGTGACATCACCATGCTCATGGAAGATGAGTGTCCGTGCGGCCGCGGTCAGAAGATCACCAGACTCCTTGGAAGAAGCGACGATATGCTGACGGTTCGGGGAATCAACGTCTTCCCGAGTCAGATCGAGCATGTGCTGAAAAACATCCCGGAAGTGGGAGATCAGTTCATGGTCTACATCGACCGGGTCAACCATCTTGACGAGATGATGATCGAGGTGGAGATGAATAAAAACATCTTCTCGGGAGAACTTCAGGATCTCTCGAAACTGCAGACGAAGATCATGAAGGCTCTGCAGGAGACGCTGACGCTGCGTGCCAGAGTCGAGCTTGTAGAGCCGGGTTCTCTCCCCCGCTTTGAAGGGAAAGCAAAGAGAGTCGTTGACCGGAGGGTCATTTAA
- a CDS encoding type II secretion system F family protein — MRNPLTPSPERIRALEKELFSARIDIDVKGLVRYARVFGLIASILIVFSLIVIDVLFFPVANLFTDPEYIIFTYPSCAGIAVLANVAVYYAIISYPKLEMRSRKRFIEASLYDMVSFMYALHHCGATLYASVHSIAKYADFYGDAAKEFHQVVSDMDFCSYDQFTAIQRLADTTPSDKLRFFLSELSSTYRSIGNAEVFLHGKLQEMQKESEVAQKSYLSSLGAIAEMYITLFVTGPLFVVIVIMVIGLISGSDPMILAIVVYLMLPIGTVIFLLLLDALGQTYIIKRIQMPRSTVPLYPQLTIVESEVDETPLYEKLRKYDKRLKYMEFIRHPGLAIREEPSLVFVFSIPLSLITGIILYFSTVKVFFNPYMIYQWGMAVDDVVVVMLLVALMPYAISYRRYVRRIDKVEGALPDFCRQLSSLVKYNMTLTHAIELTAQEGKSYIQEDIRILSRDLLWGEKLSSALKRFADRMKNLSVDRLVILLSQTEHFTNDLSLTIDLQYHEAKNRESLKRERKSDMGVYVVIVFMAFAVFVFVQVIMSEVFLNIMMENSEALSFLSSSSGSGFPAQTYQMIIYHSILIHGFCSGLVAGMMGMGSIKGGIQYSCIMLALGAITFIVISGIM; from the coding sequence ATGAGAAATCCCTTAACTCCATCTCCGGAACGCATTCGAGCCCTTGAAAAGGAACTCTTCTCGGCACGTATTGATATCGATGTCAAGGGACTCGTTCGTTATGCGCGCGTATTTGGTTTAATTGCCAGTATTCTCATCGTTTTTTCCCTTATCGTTATCGACGTTCTCTTTTTCCCGGTTGCAAATCTGTTCACGGACCCGGAGTATATCATCTTCACCTATCCGTCGTGTGCCGGTATCGCTGTTCTTGCGAATGTTGCCGTCTATTACGCTATTATCTCCTACCCGAAGCTGGAAATGCGGAGCCGGAAACGGTTCATCGAAGCCTCTCTCTATGACATGGTGTCGTTCATGTATGCTCTGCATCACTGCGGAGCAACACTCTATGCATCTGTCCATTCCATTGCCAAGTATGCCGATTTTTACGGCGATGCGGCGAAAGAGTTCCATCAGGTCGTCTCGGATATGGATTTCTGCAGCTACGATCAGTTCACCGCTATTCAGCGGCTTGCCGACACCACGCCTTCCGATAAACTTCGGTTCTTCCTTTCGGAGTTATCTTCGACCTACCGGTCGATCGGTAATGCCGAGGTGTTTCTGCACGGAAAACTTCAGGAGATGCAGAAAGAGAGCGAGGTAGCTCAGAAAAGTTACCTCTCCTCGCTTGGCGCGATCGCCGAGATGTATATCACCCTTTTCGTCACAGGCCCCCTGTTTGTCGTGATCGTCATCATGGTTATCGGCCTTATCTCGGGATCGGACCCGATGATCCTCGCGATTGTTGTTTATCTGATGCTGCCGATCGGAACGGTGATTTTCCTCCTTCTTCTGGATGCACTTGGCCAGACATACATCATCAAACGCATCCAAATGCCCAGATCGACGGTTCCGCTGTATCCTCAGCTTACGATAGTCGAATCGGAGGTGGATGAAACTCCTCTCTATGAAAAGCTGAGAAAATACGACAAACGCCTGAAATATATGGAGTTCATTCGTCACCCCGGGCTTGCCATCCGGGAGGAACCCTCTCTTGTTTTCGTGTTCAGTATCCCTCTGTCGCTGATAACGGGTATCATTCTCTACTTCTCCACGGTCAAGGTCTTTTTCAATCCGTATATGATCTATCAATGGGGTATGGCCGTCGATGATGTGGTCGTTGTTATGCTTCTGGTGGCTCTCATGCCGTATGCAATAAGTTATCGACGGTATGTCCGCAGAATAGATAAGGTGGAAGGCGCTCTTCCCGACTTCTGCAGGCAGCTCAGTTCCCTGGTAAAATACAATATGACGTTGACCCATGCCATTGAACTCACCGCTCAGGAAGGAAAAAGTTACATCCAGGAGGATATCCGTATTCTTTCCCGTGATCTTCTGTGGGGTGAGAAGCTATCTTCCGCTTTAAAGCGGTTTGCGGACCGTATGAAGAATCTGTCCGTCGACCGTTTGGTCATTCTTCTCTCCCAGACCGAGCATTTCACGAATGATCTGTCGCTCACAATTGATCTGCAGTATCATGAAGCGAAGAACAGAGAGTCTCTGAAAAGGGAAAGAAAGAGCGACATGGGCGTGTATGTCGTCATCGTTTTCATGGCGTTCGCGGTCTTCGTGTTCGTTCAGGTCATCATGTCGGAGGTTTTTCTCAATATCATGATGGAAAACTCCGAAGCCCTTTCCTTCTTAAGTTCCAGCTCCGGGTCCGGGTTTCCCGCCCAGACATATCAGATGATCATCTATCATTCGATCCTTATTCACGGCTTCTGTTCCGGGCTTGTTGCTGGTATGATGGGTATGGGCTCTATCAAAGGGGGTATCCAGTATTCGTGTATCATGCTCGCTCTTGGAGCCATCACATTTATTGTGATTAGCGGGATAATGTAG
- a CDS encoding phenylacetate--CoA ligase produces the protein MAYYNEKIETMPKDELSKLQYQELKKLVTRLYDSSAFYHKKMDETGVKPADITSIADITKLPFMKKTDLRDNYPDGLVCVPHDDLVRYHVSSGTTGKPTVVAYTQNDIDLWSECVARSLVSCGIGKKDVLQVCYGYGLFTGGLGLHYGGEKVGATVIPASTGNSERQIELIQDLKTTAIACTPSYFIHLIDVAKKMGVDFSKDTVLRTAVLGAEPWTDAMRRYIYAESGVTAHNIFGTSEISGPMFTDCSELNGMHICGDIAYTEIIDPKTGEQLPPGEKGELTITVLKKEAIPMIRYRIGDITSIIEGDCPCGRTSPRIDRLQGRVDDMLIIRGINVFPSAIEHALLKNPYLTSHFMIEVFRTGPLDDMLIKVELKPDAMTDSINGLMEMQTRTERALRDALNVSAKIELCPPNSLPRFEGKAKRVIDHRVI, from the coding sequence ATGGCGTATTATAACGAAAAAATCGAGACGATGCCCAAAGATGAGCTTTCGAAGCTCCAGTATCAGGAACTGAAAAAACTGGTCACGCGTCTCTATGATTCATCGGCATTCTATCACAAAAAGATGGACGAGACCGGTGTCAAACCTGCAGACATTACTTCTATTGCTGATATCACCAAGCTGCCGTTCATGAAAAAGACGGATCTCCGTGATAATTACCCAGACGGACTCGTCTGTGTTCCGCATGATGATCTGGTAAGGTATCATGTTTCGTCCGGAACGACCGGCAAGCCGACGGTCGTGGCCTATACACAGAATGATATCGATCTCTGGAGCGAGTGTGTTGCCCGCTCTCTTGTGTCGTGCGGGATCGGAAAAAAGGATGTTTTACAGGTCTGCTATGGATATGGACTGTTTACCGGCGGTCTTGGACTGCATTACGGCGGAGAGAAGGTCGGCGCGACGGTGATCCCGGCATCGACCGGAAACTCCGAGCGGCAGATCGAGCTGATCCAGGATCTTAAAACGACGGCGATTGCCTGTACTCCTTCGTATTTCATCCATCTGATCGATGTTGCCAAAAAAATGGGTGTCGACTTCAGCAAAGACACGGTTCTTCGGACCGCCGTTCTCGGTGCAGAGCCGTGGACAGATGCGATGCGCCGGTACATCTACGCCGAGTCCGGCGTCACGGCACACAACATCTTCGGAACGTCCGAGATTTCGGGCCCGATGTTCACGGACTGCAGCGAGCTGAACGGTATGCACATCTGCGGGGATATCGCATACACCGAGATCATCGATCCAAAGACCGGCGAGCAGCTTCCTCCCGGTGAGAAGGGAGAACTGACGATCACGGTCCTGAAGAAGGAAGCGATCCCCATGATCCGGTATCGGATTGGAGATATCACGTCTATCATTGAGGGAGACTGTCCCTGCGGTAGAACGTCGCCGCGGATCGACCGTCTGCAGGGAAGGGTCGATGATATGCTGATCATCCGCGGAATCAATGTGTTCCCGTCGGCGATCGAGCACGCCCTCTTGAAAAATCCGTATCTTACGAGCCATTTCATGATCGAAGTGTTCAGGACCGGCCCGCTTGATGATATGCTCATAAAGGTAGAATTAAAGCCTGATGCGATGACAGATAGTATTAACGGTCTCATGGAGATGCAGACGCGTACCGAGCGTGCTCTTCGGGATGCCCTGAATGTCTCTGCCAAGATCGAGCTTTGTCCGCCGAACTCCCTCCCGCGTTTTGAGGGTAAAGCAAAACGTGTAATCGATCATCGGGTGATCTAA
- a CDS encoding bifunctional hexulose-6-phosphate synthase/ribonuclease regulator, translating into MQSPILQVALDVTELTRAQQIAEEALAGGADWIEIGTPLVKSEGMQAIRSLRAQFPTTTLVADLKTADTGGMEVEMAAKAGANIVCVLANTDNAVIIDALRGASLYGVEIMADMMNVQDVVTRARELADLGVQIINAHVGIDQQMEGKDPLDILDKLEDLPIKIAVAGGLNAQTASKAAARGADIVIVGGSIIKAADVTEAAQKVRDAIDQPRETDAAEISLDDKIRALLEQVSAPNVTDALYRKGAMSGLTVQHVPKKMIGKAVTVQTFGGDWSKPVQAIDECRPGDVLVISNDKRTDIAPWGELATRSAENKGVAGIIIDGAVRDWDDIITLNIPLYATSIQPNAGEPKGFGEINADISCCGQSVRPGDWLIGDQSGVVVIPRERAYEIARRAVEVQKTEVRIREEIRRGGTLGSLSQLLRWEKK; encoded by the coding sequence ATGCAAAGCCCTATCCTCCAGGTGGCCCTTGACGTAACCGAACTTACCCGGGCACAACAAATAGCAGAAGAGGCGCTGGCTGGCGGTGCCGACTGGATAGAAATAGGCACCCCACTTGTAAAAAGCGAAGGAATGCAGGCAATCCGCTCGCTTCGCGCACAGTTTCCGACCACCACACTCGTCGCCGACCTGAAAACAGCCGACACCGGCGGGATGGAAGTCGAGATGGCAGCAAAGGCCGGAGCAAATATCGTCTGCGTCCTTGCAAATACGGATAACGCCGTCATCATCGACGCATTACGCGGAGCTTCTCTCTACGGAGTAGAAATCATGGCAGACATGATGAATGTCCAGGACGTGGTTACGCGTGCAAGAGAGCTTGCCGATCTCGGCGTCCAGATCATCAATGCCCATGTCGGTATCGATCAACAGATGGAAGGAAAAGATCCGCTCGACATTCTGGATAAACTCGAGGACCTGCCAATCAAAATAGCCGTCGCCGGAGGACTGAATGCACAAACGGCATCCAAAGCCGCGGCACGGGGGGCAGACATTGTGATCGTCGGTGGCTCGATCATCAAAGCGGCAGATGTCACCGAAGCAGCCCAAAAGGTTCGCGATGCCATTGACCAGCCAAGAGAGACCGACGCTGCAGAAATCAGTCTGGATGACAAGATCCGTGCTCTTCTTGAACAGGTATCCGCCCCGAACGTGACGGATGCTCTCTACCGGAAAGGAGCAATGAGCGGTCTTACCGTTCAGCATGTCCCAAAGAAAATGATCGGAAAAGCCGTCACCGTACAGACATTCGGCGGTGACTGGTCAAAACCGGTCCAGGCAATCGATGAATGCAGACCGGGAGATGTTCTCGTCATCAGCAATGACAAACGAACCGACATAGCACCATGGGGAGAACTTGCCACCCGCTCAGCCGAAAATAAAGGGGTCGCAGGAATCATTATTGACGGGGCCGTACGTGACTGGGATGATATCATCACCCTCAATATACCCCTCTATGCAACAAGCATTCAGCCGAATGCAGGCGAACCCAAAGGATTCGGCGAGATCAACGCGGATATCTCCTGCTGCGGTCAATCGGTCAGACCAGGAGACTGGCTGATCGGCGATCAGTCGGGTGTTGTCGTCATCCCGCGGGAACGGGCATACGAGATCGCACGGCGTGCGGTCGAAGTCCAAAAAACCGAGGTCAGAATCCGTGAAGAAATTCGGAGAGGAGGTACGCTCGGCAGCCTCTCGCAGCTTCTGCGGTGGGAGAAAAAGTGA
- a CDS encoding ACT domain-containing protein codes for MTEKYIIKQLSIFSENKAGKLAAIAKIFLDTGVSIQAFNIAEANNFGVVRAIVDKPEIAFNEFAKQNYALQYTDVLAIKMKDVPGGLYEVANLLGGLGINIEYAYAFRSGDYGALIVKVTNPREAALKIVEAGIELLPAKDYNF; via the coding sequence ATGACGGAAAAATACATCATCAAACAGTTGTCGATATTTTCAGAGAATAAGGCTGGAAAACTTGCCGCGATCGCCAAGATTTTTCTTGACACGGGCGTCTCCATCCAGGCCTTCAATATTGCCGAAGCAAATAATTTCGGCGTCGTCCGGGCAATCGTGGATAAACCGGAGATCGCGTTCAATGAGTTTGCCAAGCAGAATTATGCTTTGCAGTATACGGATGTCCTTGCAATCAAAATGAAGGATGTGCCGGGCGGCCTTTATGAAGTGGCAAATCTTCTCGGCGGTCTTGGCATCAACATCGAGTATGCGTATGCATTCCGTTCCGGAGACTACGGCGCATTGATCGTGAAAGTGACGAATCCGCGTGAAGCCGCATTAAAAATCGTGGAAGCCGGCATCGAGCTGCTTCCGGCGAAAGACTATAATTTCTGA
- a CDS encoding nitroreductase family protein produces the protein MNTRNPGIANFGVTIIQSRHSVRKFKDAEIPPEFIRKALECATKAPTARNVQPWIFVVVKNKETLAKIANIAPNGKFIEGAAVGFLVFGKADWQYVIEDCSAATENLLLALHAYGYGGCWIAGDKNEYAEDVRKLVNVPEEFKLVSIVAAGVPDVGGITLAEKLPLDSLVFEERYQ, from the coding sequence ATGAATACGAGAAATCCGGGTATTGCAAACTTCGGTGTGACGATCATCCAGTCGAGACACAGTGTCAGAAAGTTCAAAGACGCGGAAATTCCGCCGGAGTTCATCAGAAAAGCACTCGAATGTGCAACAAAGGCGCCAACGGCACGAAATGTCCAGCCATGGATCTTTGTTGTCGTGAAAAACAAAGAGACTTTGGCAAAGATTGCCAACATAGCACCGAACGGAAAATTCATCGAAGGGGCCGCAGTGGGATTCCTTGTATTCGGGAAAGCTGACTGGCAGTATGTGATTGAAGACTGTTCGGCGGCAACCGAAAACCTGCTTCTGGCCCTTCATGCCTACGGATACGGCGGATGCTGGATAGCCGGCGACAAAAATGAGTACGCGGAGGATGTGCGTAAACTCGTCAATGTCCCGGAAGAGTTCAAGCTTGTTTCAATCGTTGCAGCTGGGGTTCCGGATGTCGGCGGCATTACTCTCGCAGAAAAACTGCCGCTGGACAGTCTGGTCTTCGAAGAGAGATACCAGTAA
- a CDS encoding tetratricopeptide repeat protein, whose product MSRKPRVANPSDPVLWCKEAAGLMTIGDEKGAIFCYQESIKLRPGIPDVWYNLARLFEKTGERKEALATQITAGKLFPGDFRFSAERARLLAESGKYTEAVNAASDALVSAPYSPTLLANKAGYLIFAKNPTEALQTAEQALAIDPGCALAYLHKAHAESLFGRGEKAKETLKSGLSAVPDDSRLLKMQANLQIRNKEYEEGLASIENVLLLDPNDAESWSLKGAASAYLDRKEAAISAFERAMKLDPKEKSYRKNRDAVRKG is encoded by the coding sequence GTGAGCCGAAAACCGAGAGTGGCAAATCCTTCAGACCCGGTTCTCTGGTGTAAGGAGGCCGCAGGACTGATGACCATTGGTGATGAGAAAGGAGCCATATTCTGTTATCAGGAGTCGATCAAACTTCGACCGGGTATCCCCGATGTCTGGTACAATCTTGCTCGTCTCTTTGAAAAGACCGGAGAAAGAAAAGAAGCACTGGCAACGCAAATCACGGCTGGAAAACTGTTTCCCGGAGACTTTCGATTTTCCGCAGAGCGGGCCAGGCTTCTTGCCGAATCAGGAAAATATACCGAGGCCGTGAATGCGGCATCGGACGCTTTGGTGAGTGCACCATACTCCCCAACTCTTCTTGCAAACAAAGCAGGATACCTCATCTTCGCCAAAAATCCAACTGAAGCTCTGCAGACTGCAGAACAGGCCCTCGCCATTGATCCGGGCTGTGCACTTGCCTATCTGCACAAAGCTCACGCAGAATCCTTATTTGGGAGAGGGGAAAAAGCGAAAGAAACCCTCAAGAGCGGGCTCTCGGCCGTTCCTGATGACTCACGCCTGCTGAAAATGCAGGCAAATCTCCAGATAAGAAACAAAGAATACGAAGAGGGTCTTGCATCAATAGAAAACGTCCTTCTGCTCGACCCAAACGATGCCGAAAGCTGGAGCCTGAAAGGCGCGGCCAGCGCGTATCTCGACCGGAAAGAGGCGGCGATCTCTGCATTCGAACGGGCAATGAAGCTTGATCCAAAAGAGAAATCCTACCGGAAAAACCGCGACGCGGTACGGAAAGGATAG
- a CDS encoding ATPase, T2SS/T4P/T4SS family: MGISLMFGRKNKDEAQEEVYETLPEYDFERDGSLVSPKLRKTDEILEAYWIEPGLTRVTIIRTAEYENVYIAHEPALTYFEAELLERLQPAVRDMLIMKDIELNDMQEVLYESIDVLLESYDLDITNATVYKMRYYLKRTFFGWGRVDILRGDHDIEDISCSGYDLPVYLYHRKYRDIKTAIFFTDPRELDSLVVLFAQKAGKHISLSNPIVDATLSDGSRIQLTYSTVVSTRGSSFTIRKFRKNPFSPIDLLVNNTFTIDEMVYLWMAVQYNYSILIVGGTASGKTTTLNAISQFIPALSKVVSIEDTREIMLEHDNWIASLVPLSSGAATTAQRDISMFDLLKAAMRQRPEYILLGEVRGIEAQTLFQAMNSGHTTYSTLHGGDVAMAIHRLENPPQDVPKATIETLDIVLCQGSMFRNKKQVRRCKEITEIVGMTDKGELEINTVFLYNFQKDTPSFSGTSQVYSSIAEKTGMNMTTMGEELRKRTAVLQAMLDQDIRDYRDFARIVWLFLSRPKYVMANVGDLVQILPGKCKRHETLANRPIDKAEYPEMVDGPAESDAAYGVGSSVSDRGDGSDSSRVCYIPEPSGESKAAAEGSGSFTKLVPVSGEQTPIVDSVPIDGSGATGSEPAPESAKPVSTLPPKHVPTSNELAFVLPPKPADESGEPLADLSSESPEPEEDLPQKPAPEPAEPDVEIPPEPAPESAEPELKAAPVVEDEESLFYDVPADVPSEEEIFGPAEPGPLFEVAPDKDISSFDLYTDEQNTESSPEKK, translated from the coding sequence ATGGGAATATCGCTGATGTTTGGTAGAAAAAACAAGGATGAGGCACAAGAGGAAGTGTATGAGACCCTCCCGGAGTATGATTTCGAACGGGACGGGTCTCTTGTCTCTCCCAAACTGCGAAAAACAGACGAGATTCTCGAAGCCTACTGGATAGAGCCTGGCCTTACCCGCGTTACCATCATCAGAACTGCCGAGTATGAAAATGTCTATATTGCCCATGAACCAGCTCTGACGTATTTTGAAGCTGAACTTCTCGAACGCCTCCAGCCTGCCGTTCGTGATATGCTGATCATGAAGGATATCGAGTTGAACGATATGCAGGAGGTCCTGTATGAATCAATCGACGTCCTTCTCGAATCATATGATCTGGATATTACGAATGCCACCGTATACAAGATGCGGTATTATCTGAAACGGACGTTTTTCGGGTGGGGGCGTGTCGATATTCTTCGGGGTGATCATGACATCGAGGATATTTCCTGTTCCGGGTATGATCTGCCGGTCTACCTGTATCATCGCAAATATAGGGATATCAAGACCGCGATCTTCTTCACCGATCCTAGAGAACTGGACAGTCTGGTCGTTTTGTTTGCGCAGAAAGCCGGAAAACACATCTCTCTTTCAAATCCTATCGTGGACGCGACTCTTTCCGACGGATCGCGTATCCAGCTGACCTACAGTACCGTGGTCTCGACGCGCGGCTCTTCCTTTACTATCCGTAAGTTTAGAAAGAATCCGTTCTCACCGATTGATCTTCTGGTCAATAATACCTTTACGATCGATGAGATGGTCTATCTCTGGATGGCGGTCCAGTATAACTACTCCATTCTGATTGTCGGAGGAACGGCTTCCGGAAAAACAACCACCTTAAACGCTATCTCTCAGTTCATCCCTGCTCTATCTAAAGTGGTATCCATTGAGGATACCCGCGAAATCATGCTGGAGCATGACAACTGGATCGCGAGTCTGGTGCCGTTATCATCCGGTGCTGCCACCACTGCACAGCGGGATATCTCCATGTTCGATCTGTTAAAAGCTGCGATGCGTCAGAGACCCGAGTATATCCTTCTTGGTGAGGTTCGCGGTATTGAGGCGCAGACGCTTTTCCAGGCGATGAACTCGGGACACACGACATATTCCACTCTGCACGGAGGAGATGTGGCAATGGCAATTCACCGTCTGGAGAACCCTCCGCAGGATGTGCCGAAGGCAACGATCGAAACTCTCGATATCGTGCTCTGTCAGGGAAGTATGTTTAGGAACAAGAAGCAGGTTCGCCGGTGTAAGGAAATCACCGAGATCGTGGGTATGACCGATAAAGGCGAGCTTGAGATCAACACGGTGTTTCTGTACAACTTCCAGAAAGATACACCCAGTTTCTCCGGCACGTCCCAGGTCTATTCCTCAATCGCTGAAAAGACTGGTATGAATATGACAACGATGGGCGAGGAACTCCGCAAGCGTACTGCCGTTTTACAGGCGATGCTTGATCAGGATATCAGGGATTACCGGGATTTTGCACGGATCGTCTGGCTGTTTCTCTCAAGACCCAAGTATGTTATGGCGAATGTCGGCGATCTTGTCCAGATTCTTCCAGGAAAATGCAAACGGCATGAGACCTTGGCCAACCGCCCGATCGATAAAGCCGAGTATCCGGAAATGGTGGACGGACCAGCGGAGTCCGATGCGGCATATGGGGTGGGTTCATCGGTCTCTGATCGCGGAGATGGCTCTGATTCCTCCCGCGTGTGCTATATTCCGGAACCCTCCGGTGAGTCCAAGGCCGCGGCCGAAGGGTCCGGTTCCTTTACTAAACTGGTGCCTGTTTCTGGTGAACAGACGCCGATCGTTGATTCCGTGCCGATTGATGGTTCCGGCGCTACCGGATCGGAGCCTGCCCCTGAATCAGCTAAGCCTGTGTCCACGCTCCCCCCAAAGCATGTTCCCACATCCAATGAGCTTGCATTTGTCCTTCCCCCCAAACCTGCAGATGAATCCGGTGAGCCTCTGGCGGATCTTTCCTCTGAATCCCCTGAGCCAGAAGAAGATCTTCCCCAAAAACCTGCTCCGGAACCCGCTGAACCGGATGTCGAGATTCCCCCCGAGCCGGCTCCCGAATCAGCCGAGCCTGAACTAAAGGCAGCCCCTGTTGTTGAAGATGAAGAGAGTCTCTTCTATGACGTCCCGGCTGACGTCCCCTCTGAAGAGGAAATCTTTGGCCCGGCGGAACCAGGTCCGCTCTTCGAAGTTGCCCCGGACAAAGACATCTCATCCTTTGACCTGTACACAGATGAACAGAACACGGAGTCCTCTCCGGAAAAGAAGTAG
- a CDS encoding metal-dependent hydrolase, with the protein MLIFHHLFLGLAAGIILAVLLSNKWAVLYAGIGAILPDLLDKPLGQILLSDTINYGRIYAHTLTLAIILTIIGLLIWHKNRKNILLLCIGAGVLIHQLGDAMWKAPVNWFWPFLGPFPPSSEIYPQIPEGYLPYLYFASWILAVIAGAAVIAVLYRYLGQYLSTGTRGKRILTGTGMVLTGAGTILLVKYLIWDLFLTGPWANYFGTMYLHELLSISEWIYGLSSLMLILLLLDYPVRFSEITKKRIISICGAGIVTVSLLLLLFIGLGFPVDEVYGGNLWRLVAVAGLFFGGSILLFLGNRIWELPDDTFYLKK; encoded by the coding sequence ATGCTGATCTTTCATCATCTTTTTCTCGGCCTGGCGGCAGGAATAATTCTCGCCGTGCTTCTTTCAAATAAATGGGCCGTGCTCTATGCTGGGATCGGAGCGATCCTGCCGGATCTTCTTGACAAACCGCTTGGACAGATTCTTCTTTCCGATACCATAAACTATGGACGGATCTATGCCCACACACTGACACTAGCAATAATTTTGACTATCATTGGACTGTTGATCTGGCATAAAAACCGAAAAAATATCCTGCTTCTCTGTATAGGAGCGGGCGTTCTTATTCATCAGCTCGGCGATGCTATGTGGAAAGCACCAGTAAACTGGTTCTGGCCGTTTCTCGGACCTTTCCCTCCGTCATCGGAGATATATCCCCAGATACCTGAAGGATATCTGCCGTATCTCTATTTCGCATCATGGATACTGGCAGTGATTGCAGGAGCGGCAGTAATAGCCGTTTTGTACCGTTATCTAGGTCAATATCTTTCCACGGGGACCAGAGGTAAACGGATCCTTACGGGAACGGGGATGGTTCTGACGGGAGCAGGGACAATACTTCTCGTAAAATATCTCATCTGGGATCTATTTCTTACCGGCCCCTGGGCGAATTATTTTGGAACCATGTATCTTCATGAGCTCTTATCGATTTCAGAATGGATCTACGGTCTTTCATCCCTGATGCTGATTCTGCTGCTTCTGGATTATCCGGTACGCTTTTCAGAAATAACAAAAAAACGCATCATCAGCATCTGCGGGGCAGGCATAGTGACCGTATCTCTTCTTCTTTTGCTTTTTATCGGACTTGGATTTCCCGTGGACGAGGTGTACGGCGGGAATCTGTGGAGACTGGTTGCCGTAGCCGGATTATTTTTTGGAGGCAGCATTCTTCTATTTCTTGGAAACAGGATATGGGAACTGCCGGATGACACTTTCTACTTAAAAAAATGA